The Phycisphaeraceae bacterium genomic sequence ATGAACTCGTTGGCGCAGCCACCGTCATGCGCTCGAAGGTCACCGAGGTTCAGGTGCCGGAAGGTGTGAAGGTTATCGACACCTGCGGCGCAGGCGGAACGGAATCAAAGACGTTCAACATTTCAACGGCTGCTGCGTTGGTGGCAGCCGGTGCGGGCCGACCGCATAACATCGTGGTCGCCAAACATGGCAACCGCTCGGTGACCAGCGTGTCCGGTTCCAGTCAGGTGTTGGAGGTGCTGGGTGTGAAGCTTGCGGTATCACCGCAGACCCTGACGCGATGTCTCGATGAATCGGGCTTTTGCTTTTGTTTCGCCCCGGCCCATCACCCGGCTATGAAGTTCGCCGGTCCCGTAAGGCAGGAATTGGGTTTCCGAACCATCTTCAATCTGCTCGGCCCGCTGACCAATCCCGCCCGCGCAACCGCGCAGGTCATGGGCGTGCCCCGTGCTGACCTGACGGAAAAAATTGCCGGCGTGCTCAATCGCCTCGGTGCCGAGCACGCGATGGTCGTCAACAGCACGCTTCCCGCGGCTGGCGGTCGATCGGGTGGAACAGCCGGTGAGTTGATGACCACAGGCCCGACCAGGATCAGCCACCTGCGTGGCGGCGTGATCGAAACCTATGAGATTGAACCGGAACAACTCATGCTTTACCGCGCGGAGTTGTCGGATTTAATCGTGGACAGCCCGCAGAAAAGTGCGGAGATGCTTCTCCACGTCATCACCGGGCAAGCTGGGCCGGCCCGTGATGTGGTGTTGCTTAACGCCGCTGCTGCGCTGGTCGTCGCCGATCTGGCGCGCGACCTGGCGTCAGGGATACAACTCGCAGCCGAGGCAATCGATAACGGGAACGCCAATCGTGTGCTGCAGACCGTGATCGCAATCACGCAGGCAGATCAATCCTGATTTGCATTGCTGCCTCAGCAGGTCACGGTTTGATGGGCTTCTTTACGACAAGATGCAGCAAAGATGCGCAGGCTGCTCAAAGTTGTGCGTTTGACCGGTACTTCCGCAACCGTTCCGTGATCACGGGACGCATCGATTCAAGCATCTCGCGCTGTTCCGGCCAGAGCATCTCCGGGAGCCGGCTCAGCGGAAACCATTTCGCTTTGTGGAAATGTTTGATGTCCGTGGGTTGCTGTGCCTGAGCGGTGGTCGTGTAGAGGTAGTAGTGGACGGTTACCCACTTGCGTTTCGTAAACGTCAGCCGTGATCGCGTGCCGAGTTTGCCCAGACGGGTGAGCTGTGTGAGTCCGGCTTCTTCAGCTATCTCACGCTGGGCAGCCTGTTCGATCGTTTCACCTGGATCGACGCCGCCTTTGGGCAAAATGTATTGAGGGAAGTCGCCTTCTCGCGCCAAGGCTACCTCGATGCAAGTTCCGCGCAGCCGGACGACCACTCCGCCCGCCGACGTTCTCCGCGGCAAGCCGCGCTCGTGACGGTACCAGGTGCGATCAATCACACTGTGCCCTTTGATCGCCCACCGCATGAGATGCTTTTCCCTGCCAGCACGCGCTGTTTTGGGTTTCGTTTGGCGAGGGCTGCCCATGTGGTGATTCCGACCGGAAGCGAGTGAAGGCTGACAGCGAAATAATCGTTGCAGCGACGGGGCGTTACCCGGTAGCTTTGGAAAGTTCCTCGCGAGCTTCGCGCATCACGTCGCGCAATGCCTCGGGTAACTCCGAGCCACGCCAGACCGCTTCCAATGTTTTTGTATGTTTTTCGATCAACACCGCTGCGCGGTCCAGCCCCAGTGCGCGCTCGGAGGCGTCAAGTTCCTGCAGGTTTGCCAGCGCGAACCATACCGCCTGAAGCATGATGATGTCCGGCACACTGCGGCGCAGTCGTTCTCCTGATTCGTCTTCCGGTAATGCGAGTGACGATCGCGCAAAGTCCACCCAACGGCCCAGCAGAGCCGCCCAGGTCAATCGCTCCGGGTGGAGAGGCGCTGGTTCAGAGGATGACGAGGGAGAGGTCACAGTGATGCAAGCTTAGCTTCGCGACCGGTTGATGCTGAGACGTGGACAGCTTCG encodes the following:
- a CDS encoding NUDIX domain-containing protein, whose product is MGSPRQTKPKTARAGREKHLMRWAIKGHSVIDRTWYRHERGLPRRTSAGGVVVRLRGTCIEVALAREGDFPQYILPKGGVDPGETIEQAAQREIAEEAGLTQLTRLGKLGTRSRLTFTKRKWVTVHYYLYTTTAQAQQPTDIKHFHKAKWFPLSRLPEMLWPEQREMLESMRPVITERLRKYRSNAQL
- the trpD gene encoding anthranilate phosphoribosyltransferase, which produces MKEHLAQLASGRPLSTAQAQDAFEKIMTGRATPVQISAVLALIEAHGGATLDELVGAATVMRSKVTEVQVPEGVKVIDTCGAGGTESKTFNISTAAALVAAGAGRPHNIVVAKHGNRSVTSVSGSSQVLEVLGVKLAVSPQTLTRCLDESGFCFCFAPAHHPAMKFAGPVRQELGFRTIFNLLGPLTNPARATAQVMGVPRADLTEKIAGVLNRLGAEHAMVVNSTLPAAGGRSGGTAGELMTTGPTRISHLRGGVIETYEIEPEQLMLYRAELSDLIVDSPQKSAEMLLHVITGQAGPARDVVLLNAAAALVVADLARDLASGIQLAAEAIDNGNANRVLQTVIAITQADQS